The window GTTTTCCGGCAGTACGATCTCCGGTACGGTCAGCGTGTCGCCGTAGGTGGCGTTAAATTTATGCACTATCTCCCGGCACTGTTCCAGCATCGGCGCCTGGTCCTCCCCAACGGGCACAGAGGTAGCACGGAAGGCCGTGATGTCGGCAGCCTGGCTGATGGGATAGGTAAAGAACCCCACGGGGATGCTGGCCTCGAAGTTGCGCTGCTGTATTTCGGCCTTGACGGTGGGATTCCGCTGCAGGCGCGCGATGGTGACAAGATTCATATAATAGGAGGTCAGCTCCGTAAGCTCGGGAACCATAGATTGAATAAAGATGGTGGACTTGGCGGGATCTATGCCGCAGGCCAGGTAATCGAGCGCCACCTCGATGATATTATCGCGCACCTTCTCCGGGTGCTCGGCGTTGTCCGTCAGCGCCTGCGCGTCGGCGATCATGATGTATATTCTGTCGTATTCACCGGAATTCTGCAGCGCAACGCGCCTCTCCAGAGAGCCTGCGTAGTGTCCCACATGAAGCCGTCCCGTCGGGCGGTCTCCTGTTAAAATTATTTTTGCCATTTTGCCTTTATCCTCCGTGTGCAGTCCTATATACTTTTCCGACTACGGCAGTATATCACATCAGCTTGGACGCCACATGCTATTTAGCCGCGCTCTCCGCGGGGCTAAGATTTTACCTTCGACTCCGTGCCGTTTTTCAGCCGCACGATGTTTGCCCTGTGACGCCAGACAGAGAGGAGGGCGAGGAAAAACGAGGCGGCCGTGTAGGGGCGCGGCATCCCAAAACAGGCGGTGAGCCCCGCGGCGGCGAGCAGCCCCACCATCGAGGCCACCGAGACATATTTCGTCGTCTTCATGACGGCGTACCAGATAATGCCGCCGATTATCGCAGGCCACGGCATAAAGAAGTTATAAAAGCCGATCACGCCAAATGTGGTAGCGACACCTTTGCCGCCTCTGAAACCAAGCCAGAGGGGAAAATTGTGTCCCAGCACCGCGCACACCCCGGTAAGCGCGAGTATGGTCGGGTCGGAGATGAAACAGGAGGCTGCGAGGACGGCGAGGCCTCCTTTAAGCATGTCAAATACGGCGACGGCAACGGCCCATCTTTTGCCCATAAGCCGGCCTACATTCGTCGCCCCGATATTGCCGGAGCCGAAGGCGCGGATATCGGCTCCCTTTATATATTTCGCGACAAGAAAACCCGTGGGACACGACCCCGCAAGATACCCGGCAAAGGCCCAGAAAACAGCTGTCATAAGATCATCTCCACATGAAATTTTATCAGGATAAAGACGCTGAAACACAGTTAAATTTTACGATAGAGGCCCCGGCAAGTCAAATAAAAAGCCCGCAGGAGCGGCGGCGCAGACGCATAAGTCAGCCGCCGGCGCCCGAGACTCCCTGCGGCCCTCCTGAACGGTCAAAAGTTTGATTTTTCATAGTTTTGGCGTTGCCCTCCGCGGATCAAACGGATAATATGTAACATGCCCTAAGGGCAAAAAATATCATGACAGGCATCTCCATGGGGAGATATCAAATAGGAGGTCATATTTATGAGAATGAGGAGACTGCTTACATCAGCGGCATTTATCATGCTGTTGGCTGTTCCGGCATACGCCGCACCGCAGCTGATCCAGGCGAACAGGTATGAGGGATATCTTTTACGAAACGGCTCCGCGGCGGAACGCACGGCTCTGGTGCTGAAGTACGACGCCGTCACCGGAGCTCCGGTAAGTTATCTTGAGACCGTTTACACCGGCGCGGCAGGCGAAACAAAACGCAGCGGAACTTTCACCGTGAAGGAAGACCGCGCCGCCGGTGCTTCGCGCTTTACGCTGAAGGCAAAGACCAGAGGCCATGACGAATATTTCCTGCGGACCTCCATGGGCACTAGCCTGCGGGCGCGGAACACGGGAGACGGCGGCACGCTGCTGGCGACAGGCGCCCAGCTTCTGAAAGACGGCAAAGAGATAATGCGCTTTCCCGCGAGCTACAGCGGCACTATTCCGGCGGCCTCCGGCCCTGGGATACTGATGGAGGTCACCTTTCGGGCAGACCACACCTTCCGCATCGCCGAGACCTACATCGGCGAGCCGGAGGGAAGCAATAAATTTTACGGCAGCGGACGCTGGTCGGTGAGCATGGTCAATAAAAAGCCCCTCCTCACCCTCAAAACCGGGGACGGCGACCGCTATTTCACAGTCGGCGATAAGAGCGTGACGATGGTCGACAGCCGCGGACACGCCGCCGAAAGCAAACTGAATTACACGCTGACCAAAGCTGCGGGAGGCGACCTCTTCAAAGCGGCGGCCCTGATGGAGGGCGAATACAGCCAAACCGAAGAGAGGGTCGTATTCCGCGACACGGCCACGGGCAGGAGTTACCTTGTGGCCAAAGGCGGAGACAACGCCGATATGGAACGCGCCTATTCCGATACTGGGACCACGCCGGGCAAATATCTTCCCGCAATGGTGAAGGGCAGCCTCGTCGTACAGCACGGCGCGGACGGCCATCCGGAGGAGATGCTGCTGGTGGAACGTCTGGTCGCTCTCGGTTCCCAGGAGGTCGAGCTGGTAAAGGGAGACTGGAAGATCGTCAGCGCGGGAGAGCTAAATGCCGCTGAAAATATCGAGGAAGGCAGAGAAAGGCCTTTCCTGAAGTTTGACCCGGACGGACGCTTTTACGGATACGCCGGATGCAACCGCATCGCCGGTTCATATATCGTCTCCGGTATGAAGCTGAAGCTGGACGGTATCCTCAGCACCAAGATGGCCTGCAGCGACATGAGGCTGGAAGACGCGCTCCTGGAAGCGCTCCCGCGTGTGCGCTCTTATTTTGTGGACAAGGGCGTGCTGACCCTCAAAGGCGCTGACGGAAACACGCTGGCCCTGCTGACGGACGAAAACGCCGCAAGATAGAGATAAACTCAAAGAGGCTCCCGAAACGGAGCCTCTTTTTATGCAGAGCGGCGGCTCCGCAAAGAGAGTAAATATTTTTAAAGATGACAAAAAGGGCTCGGCCGGTTTCGGCTGAGCCCAAGATATTGTTTTACAGCTAGTCGTTATAAATATCTTTTCTATCTCCTATTTTCAAAACAAGAATTGTCACTCTCTCATCTGAAATTTCCGCAAGTATCCGATAGTTTCCCACACGATAACGCCATTGCCCCGCTCTGTCTCCTGTGAGGGGCTTCCCGTGTAATCTTAGGTCTGTACAGCCTTCAAGATTCTTGCGTATCCACGCCGTGATCAGCCGTGGCTCTCTGAGGCACATACTTGCAATTTTACATAATTAAGTGTACACTATGTATATACTTAGTATGGGGGGATTTATATGCAGACAATGATCCAAAAGTGGGGCAATAGCCAGGGGATCAGGCTGCCAAAGCATATTTTAGAATCAGTAGGTCTTGAAATACCGGCGACAGGCAAGCCTGTGGAGGTGGAGGTTATCGCCGAAGAGGGTAAGATAACGATCAAGAAGCCGCTTCCCAGCCGCAAGCGCAGGAACATTATTGAACTTTTGGCCGGTTATGAGGGCGATTATAAGGCTTCGGAGACAGATTGGGGAGTCCCCGTAGGTAAGGAAGTATGGTAAGCCAGGGGGATATCATCTGGCTGGAGTTTAACCCGCAGGCAGGACACCGCCCCGCCGTCGTGGTGAGCAATAACATCTTCAACAATGTTACTGGAATGGCCATCGTCTGCCCGATTACAAGTAAGCTGAAGGCCTTCCCTTTGCATATACCGCTTGACGAACGGACGAAAACACAGGGGATGATCGCCTGCCAGCATATTAAATCTTTGGATATTGCGGCGAGGAATTACCGGCATATCGAGAAGCTGCCGCATGATATTCTGGATCGTGTGCTGGAGGCGGTCCTATCTGAGATCGAAGAGATTTGACCTTTACGTCATATTGCCTGCCATGATACATAACGGATACAGGCACATAAAAAGGGCTCGGCCGAAATCGGCAGAGCCCTTATCAATTCTGGTCGGGATGAGAGGATTCGAACCTCCGACCACCTGCACCCCATATTTATTTTAATGACGTACAGTAACTTTTTAGTTTTTCTTTTATCTCACAAAATAGCTATATAACTTGATTTTTCGATTTTTTTAGTTTACAATGCGTTATATAGTTGCAAGGCGCGTCAAAAGTGCAGGAGTAATTATAGAGTAACGGAGTGTGATAACATTATGGCTACAGTAAAACTTACACAAACGTTTATCAATTCTCTTGAAGCCCCTTCAAAAGGTTACTGGATCAACGATGAGTCAATGTCTGGTCTACGTCTTTATGTTGGCTCATCAGGAATTAAGACTTATTATCTCACATACAAAAATATTAAAGGAAAAAAAGATTCTTTCAAAATTGGCGATGAGCGGCTATTTACGCCCATACAAGCGCGGGAGGCCGCCAAGAAATTTCTCTCTGAAATGGCCGTGGCGGGGACAGACATTAAACGGGAACGCAAAAAGGAAAACAAACCAACCGTAAAAGAATTGTGCGACGCATATATCGCCGCGGGTGGGTCTAAATTTACTGACGTAATGGCAAGAAGCCTAACAGAGTTTTTAGATCGCGCAGCGGAAGAGATTACGCCAATAGAGATAGAAACATGGCGCACAAATGAAAAGAAACGAACCGGCAATAAGGATGCTAGTCTAAATAAAAAGGTCTGTAGCCTAAAATCTATCTTAAATTTTTCGGCAGACCGAGGATTGATCGCAGCGAACCCGTTGGCAAAAGTGAAGAAGCTCAAAGAGGTAGATTCAAAAAAGAAGATTCGTTACCTATCTGCCGACGAACGACCGCGCTTCATGGCGGCGCTGGACAAATATGACAAAGAACAGCGAGAGATGCGCCGCCGCACCCGGCTTCACGCCAAGGGTAAAGACCTTCCCTCTATGGAGGGGTGGGCTTTTGCAAACTATTTCAAGCCGCTCATTATTGTGGCGCTCAATACCGGTATCCGCCGCCATGCGCTTTTGTCGCTTCGTTGGGAGGACATTGACCTTGTGCATGGTAATATCACGCTTCGCGCTGAGACTGCGAAGAGCAAAAAGGAAGATATCATACCGATAAACACGACGGCGAAGGCGACGCTTGAAGCATGGAAAAAACAACGCCTCGATGAGAGCAACCCTCTTGTCTTTCCGTCGCCCCAAGGTGGCGGCGTTATGCACGATTGTAACAGCTCGTTTGAATGGTTGTTGAAAGAAGCCGAGATAAAAAATTTCACATGGCACGACATGCGCCATGATTTTGCCAGCCGCCTTGTGATGGCCGGCGTCGATCTCAACACCGTGCGTGAGCTCATGACGCATTCAGATATAAAGATGACACTCAGATACGCACATCTCGCCCCCGAAAAGAAAAAAGAGGCTGTGGAAAAAATAGCAAAATAGGGCCGCATTTGCGGCCCTATTATTGAACGTGCAACTCTTGTCTTATTGCCTGTTGGAGTAAAGCGGAATAGTTGAGCTTCTGCTCCTCCGCAAGCTCCGCAAGATAGGCGGGAATCGTAAGGGTCTTTTTTACCGCTTTCTGGCTCCATGCCCGGCGAACTGGGGGCATAAAGGCAACCACGAGCTGAGTGACGGAATCATTGCTTTGATTTAACGGGATATCGCTGGGAGCAGGAATATCTTCCTTGCCTTTTTCCAGAAAATAGAGACAGTCCTCCAGCGTATATTTCGCCTGATCAATAGCCTCCTCCAGCGTATCCGCCGAGGTGAAGCAGTTATCCAGATCAGGGAATCTTACGTCCCACATTCCCTCTTCATCCTTAGAAAAGATGGCGGGGAAAATATAGCGGTCAGGATACTTTTTCATGTTATCAACTCCTTTGTTTATCTTTTTGTCCAAAGGGGCCGGGGCTATTTAAGCCCCAGCGCCTTCTTTATTGCCTGATCCACTCCGATGGAGATTTTATAGGGGATTGGGAAACCTCTTTGTCCTTCTTTGGAGGCCCAGTAATGGCTTCCTTTTCCCCGGCTCTCTGTTACCGTCCAGCCAAGTTCTCTAGCTATCTTTACGAACTCGCTTTGCGTGTATCTTTTATTGGCTGGATATTCTTTTTTCACTGTTGAGCCGCCTCCCTTCGATGAATTAATTATAGCACAAATACAATACGTGTCAATACGTATCAAGTTAAATAAAGGCACAAAAAAAGAGGGCGGAGCCTTAGCCCCGCCCTATGCTGAACATATATCTATTTCTGTTTGTGTACGGTGAAATCACCGCCACCGTGCCTATAGCAGCCGTCCCTGTTCGGCTGCTTCTTGGATGCGTTTTTTTGCAATCTCACAAAAGGTTTCTTCTTTTTCTATCCCTATCCACTTGCGCCCCGTGTTATGCGCCGCCACCGCCGTGCTGCCGGAGCCTATGCAGTTGTCAAGGATTGTCTCGCCCTCGTTGCTGTATGTGCGAATCAGGTATTCCAACAGCGGAACGGGTTTTTGGGTTGGGTGATTATTTCCGCCATTGATTTTATTTTCCTTAGTGTTCTTGTTTCCGAATATA is drawn from Cloacibacillus porcorum and contains these coding sequences:
- a CDS encoding type II toxin-antitoxin system RelE family toxin, which translates into the protein MCLREPRLITAWIRKNLEGCTDLRLHGKPLTGDRAGQWRYRVGNYRILAEISDERVTILVLKIGDRKDIYND
- a CDS encoding type II toxin-antitoxin system HicB family antitoxin, which translates into the protein MKKYPDRYIFPAIFSKDEEGMWDVRFPDLDNCFTSADTLEEAIDQAKYTLEDCLYFLEKGKEDIPAPSDIPLNQSNDSVTQLVVAFMPPVRRAWSQKAVKKTLTIPAYLAELAEEQKLNYSALLQQAIRQELHVQ
- a CDS encoding type II toxin-antitoxin system HicA family toxin — protein: MKKEYPANKRYTQSEFVKIARELGWTVTESRGKGSHYWASKEGQRGFPIPYKISIGVDQAIKKALGLK
- a CDS encoding AbrB/MazE/SpoVT family DNA-binding domain-containing protein, translated to MQTMIQKWGNSQGIRLPKHILESVGLEIPATGKPVEVEVIAEEGKITIKKPLPSRKRRNIIELLAGYEGDYKASETDWGVPVGKEVW
- the plsY gene encoding glycerol-3-phosphate 1-O-acyltransferase PlsY; its protein translation is MTAVFWAFAGYLAGSCPTGFLVAKYIKGADIRAFGSGNIGATNVGRLMGKRWAVAVAVFDMLKGGLAVLAASCFISDPTILALTGVCAVLGHNFPLWLGFRGGKGVATTFGVIGFYNFFMPWPAIIGGIIWYAVMKTTKYVSVASMVGLLAAAGLTACFGMPRPYTAASFFLALLSVWRHRANIVRLKNGTESKVKS
- a CDS encoding META domain-containing protein codes for the protein MRMRRLLTSAAFIMLLAVPAYAAPQLIQANRYEGYLLRNGSAAERTALVLKYDAVTGAPVSYLETVYTGAAGETKRSGTFTVKEDRAAGASRFTLKAKTRGHDEYFLRTSMGTSLRARNTGDGGTLLATGAQLLKDGKEIMRFPASYSGTIPAASGPGILMEVTFRADHTFRIAETYIGEPEGSNKFYGSGRWSVSMVNKKPLLTLKTGDGDRYFTVGDKSVTMVDSRGHAAESKLNYTLTKAAGGDLFKAAALMEGEYSQTEERVVFRDTATGRSYLVAKGGDNADMERAYSDTGTTPGKYLPAMVKGSLVVQHGADGHPEEMLLVERLVALGSQEVELVKGDWKIVSAGELNAAENIEEGRERPFLKFDPDGRFYGYAGCNRIAGSYIVSGMKLKLDGILSTKMACSDMRLEDALLEALPRVRSYFVDKGVLTLKGADGNTLALLTDENAAR
- the trpS gene encoding tryptophan--tRNA ligase; protein product: MAKIILTGDRPTGRLHVGHYAGSLERRVALQNSGEYDRIYIMIADAQALTDNAEHPEKVRDNIIEVALDYLACGIDPAKSTIFIQSMVPELTELTSYYMNLVTIARLQRNPTVKAEIQQRNFEASIPVGFFTYPISQAADITAFRATSVPVGEDQAPMLEQCREIVHKFNATYGDTLTVPEIVLPENRVCMRLPGIDGMSKMSKSLGNCIYLADEPEEIRKKVMSMFTDPNHLKVDDPGSTDGNPVFIYLEAFSRPEDFAEFMPEYGGLDELEAHYRRGGLGDIKVKKFLNSVMQSRLAPIRERRREWERQIPEVYDILRRGSEAARASAAATLCDVRTAMRINYFDDTALIEGQIEKHRGR
- a CDS encoding type II toxin-antitoxin system PemK/MazF family toxin, producing MVSQGDIIWLEFNPQAGHRPAVVVSNNIFNNVTGMAIVCPITSKLKAFPLHIPLDERTKTQGMIACQHIKSLDIAARNYRHIEKLPHDILDRVLEAVLSEIEEI
- a CDS encoding site-specific integrase, with product MATVKLTQTFINSLEAPSKGYWINDESMSGLRLYVGSSGIKTYYLTYKNIKGKKDSFKIGDERLFTPIQAREAAKKFLSEMAVAGTDIKRERKKENKPTVKELCDAYIAAGGSKFTDVMARSLTEFLDRAAEEITPIEIETWRTNEKKRTGNKDASLNKKVCSLKSILNFSADRGLIAANPLAKVKKLKEVDSKKKIRYLSADERPRFMAALDKYDKEQREMRRRTRLHAKGKDLPSMEGWAFANYFKPLIIVALNTGIRRHALLSLRWEDIDLVHGNITLRAETAKSKKEDIIPINTTAKATLEAWKKQRLDESNPLVFPSPQGGGVMHDCNSSFEWLLKEAEIKNFTWHDMRHDFASRLVMAGVDLNTVRELMTHSDIKMTLRYAHLAPEKKKEAVEKIAK